Genomic window ([Eubacterium] hominis):
CTTTAGGTGGTGTGAAGGATGAATCTGAAATCAGAGGTCATCGTAGAACATACCTAGGAAGTATGCCAGGAAGATTTATTCAGGCAATGAAAAAAGCAGGCACCATCAATCCAGTATTCCTGATTGATGAAATCGATAAGATGGCAAGTGATTATAAAGGTGATCCTGCCAGTGCGATGCTTGAAGTATTAGATCCTGAACAAAACGAATACTTCTCAGATCACTATATTGAAGAAAGCTATGATTTAAGTAAGGTGTTGTTTATCGCAACAGCAAACTATTTGGAAAATATTCCAAATGCACTGCGTGATCGTCTGGAAATCATTGAATTATCTTCTTATACAGAACTTGAGAAAGTAGAAATTGCAAAACGCCATTTGGTACCTAAGCAGTTAAAAGAAAACGGTCTGAAGGAAAGTCAGTTAAAGATTGACGATGATATGATCAGCTTCCTGATTCGTTATTATACAAGAGAAAGTGGTGTACGTCAGTTAGAACGTGTAATTGCGACAGTTTGTCGTAAGAGTGTTTTAGCTATCTTAAAGGATAAGAAACGTTCTATCAAAGTCACAAAGAAACTTGTGAAGGAATGGCTGGGTAATGAAAAATTTGAGTATGGCAAACGTGAAATGAAAGATCAGGTAGGAACAGTTACTGGTCTTGCTTATACTGCGTTTGGCGGAGATGTATTACAAATTGAAGTTAACCACTTTGAAGGTAAAGGAAAATTGATCCTTACTGGACAACTTGGTGATGTCATGAAAGAAAGTGCATCTATTGCATATGACTATGTTCGTGCAAATTGCCAGAAATATAAAATCAAACCAGACATTTTTGAAAAGAATGATATTCATATTCATGTACCAGAAGGTGCAGTACCAAAAGATGGACCTAGTGCAGGTGTAACACTTACCACAGCACTTGTATCCAGCTTAAGCAATATTCCTGTCAAAGCGAATCTAGCAATGACGGGAGAAGTTACACTACGTGGAAATGTTCTTCCTATTGGAGGATTAAAAGAAAAATCCATGGCTGCACATCGTTGTGGCATTACGACTGTATTGATTCCAAAGGCAAATGTAAAAGATTTGGATGATGTACCTCAGACAGTAAAGGAAAGTGTAAACTTCATTCCTGTAGAACGTGTTTCTCAGGTTTTAGATGTTGCATTGGTTAAATAAATGATTACGTTTCAAAAAGCAGAACTGGTGGTTTCTGCACCAGATAAAAAGTCATGGCCGGAAACAGATTTGCCAGAAATCGTTCTTGCGGGCCGTAGTAACGTGGGAAAAAGCAGTTTCATCAATACCATGTGTGGAAGAAAAAAACTGGCTTACGTAGGAAATACACCTGGGAAAACTAGATTATTGAATTTCTTTAATCTGGATGATAAATATATGTTTGTCGATGTACCAGGATATGGCTATGCGAATATTTCAAAAACACAGTTGATGAAATTTGGTCAGATGATGGAAGATTATTTTGCGCAGCGTAAACAGAAAAAAGGTCTTGTCATTTTGGTAGATGCCCGTCATAAACCAACGGAGGATGATATCACAATGCTGGAATTTGCTCGTTATTATGAGATTCCTGTTGCTATCGTTGCGACAAAGACTGATAAGCTTCCAACAACGAAACTAAAAAATCAATTAAAGATGATTCGTAAAACATTAGAATTAAATGATGATGAACCGTTATTTCCATTCTCTGCAGAGAAAAAAGAAGGAATGGAAGCTGTATGGGATTATCTGATTCCAATATTTGAATCTTAAAGTGTGTCCATAAGGATGCACTTTTTCTTTACATATTCCATATCCTATGCTATTATATATTTAACTAATTAGTTAAATATTATGGAGGGTCACATATGTTAGAAAAAAAGAATATATGGTTTTTATGTCCAATTGTATTGATTATTATTTCATTGATTTTATACCCAAGACTGCCAGAAGATATCCCTATGCAGTTTAATATACATGGGGAAGCAAACTGGACATTGCCGAAAATGATTGGTTTATGGATCATGCCATGCTTACAAATCGTGTTATTATTATGGAATCGAAATAAAGAAAATAACAATGCAGGTCTGGTGGTTGTTTTATTAATGTTCATACAGCTGTTTGTGATGATCACAAGTCTTGGAGGTATATAAAATGGATGCATTTAAAGCAATCGCAGATCCCACACGCAGGGAAATATTAAATATGTTAAGTAAACAGGATATGAATGCTGGAGAAATAGCGGAGCATTTTCAAATGTCGAAACCTGCGATATCTAAACATTTGGATATCTTAAAAAACAGTGACTTAATCAGCTGTGAAAAGATGGGACAGTTTGTTGTTTATTCCATCAACACCACTGCTGTACAAAATATCTATCGAAAATTTTTAGAAGTATTTGATGGATTGGAGGGAGTTTTTCACAATGAATCTGCAGAAAAGAAATAATCTTCTTATATTGACTTGCAGCTGCATCATTTTATTTTTATGCATATGCAGTTTATGGATGAAATATATGACTTATCTGATTCCGGTTATCGCTATCATCACGAATATATTCTTATACAAAGATGCACCACAGACAACCCAATTATCAAAGCAAAATCGCAAAGTAGATGTATATCGCAGTATGGTTATTCTAAATATATTTGTGATGCTGATGGTGTTACTTTCCCTAATCATGGAATCTATTCTGCCACAATATCAGGAAAGCCTAAAAAATGCCCGTTATTTTCTGTTTATATTCTTTATGTTGATGTTTGGTAATCAGGCACCTCGTATCCCTTTTAACAGGCGGTTAGGACTTCGCTTGTCCTGGTGTATACAAGATGAAGCTTCTTGGCGCTATACGCATCGTATGGTAGGGTATTGCAGCATTATCAGTGCTGTATGCATGATGATCATGTATATCTTAGACAAACAATACCTGGGCTTGATTACAATGATCACAGGTCTGGTACTTGTGCCATCCATTCTTTCTTATATCGAGTACCACAAAAGAAACCCATTTACTGAAGTACGTAAGGCAATCTTTTTGATACCCTTAACACATTTCATATGTAATCTGGCATTATATCCATATTATCCTGATGCATTTCCTATGCAGCTGTCTTATCAGGGGGATGTAAATTATACACTTCCAAAGCTTTATGCGATTGCCTTGATGGCTGTAATTGAAGTCCTGTTGATCTTTTTCTATCAGAAATCGGATGTAAAAAGACAGTGGATATTAATATCTCTACTGGCATTATTATTCACATGCTTCAGTATTTATATATTGATCATGTATGGAAATTTTAATATATAAAGAAAAGGCGAAGATTATTCGCCTTTGTTTTCTTCTACTGCTAAAATCAGTTCTTTCGCATAAGGCAGCGTTGTGATCCAATCACATAAAGTGTGCCATTCTTCAAGTTTATGATTTCTTCTTGCATAATAGATATTCATTAATGTTTCATAATTCAAAGTACATGTCCGCATCTGGTTATAGCTGCTAGGCAATAACTGAATCATACTGTACCATACATCTTTATTTTTTGTTTCTACATACTCTAGACGAAGCTCTTCTAATACCGCAATCACACTTTTTAAACTCTCTAAAGCTTTTTCATTCATATGATCGTGAGAAAAATCATCTAACTCAAAAGGCTTACTGGCAATTTTATGCATGGTACTTGTAGAATTAGCAACCGTTGCCACCTTATATGTATCATATTCTTTCCACCAGTATAATGGAGCTGTAAAATCTACAGATACAAAAATCTGACGGATAAATTTACGATGATCACTTCCTGCACGAGCCAAACGCTGTGCTAAACTTAAATCATTTGGTCCCATAATGAATTTTCCATCTTCATCATAATAAGAATCCATACGATTCCAGCTATTCATCGGGTTTCTTGCGCCACGGATGGCATTTTCAAAATTCATGACAGCGTCACGTTCTATTTTAATCATTTCATCTACCTCATTTCTTGCTTGCATTTATTGTATCATAGAAAATTATTTTGGCATACGTAAAAAAAGTTTTTAATTTCACATACAACTTTCTATCATACTTGTCACTTCTGAAACATACATACCATTAGGAGGCATAACGATATGAAAACAATGAAGATAGAAAAACAGCTGTTATTTGCGGACAGTGTAAAACAGGTGATGAAGCTGCAGGTTCGTGATGGCTTGCAATATCAGATGGAAGAGGATGGCAAACGGGCAATTGGACCTTTGTTTATCAAAGGACAATATGAAGGAATGGATGGCAGTATCCAAAACTTTCAGGAAGTGCTGGATATGGATATCATGGCACCATCTGAAAAATTAGGCAATGGGGAGTTTTTTATTCAGATAGAGGATTATGAGGGTATTCCTGAAAATGATTCCATACATTTATATATTACCATGCGTATTCATGGCTTAAAAGAAGATCAAAAGGATGTTCAGGGGGAAGTCAGTAAGAAGGATATAAACAGTCATCAGGAAACAAATGCCAATGTCATCTTACAACAGCCAGTAGTACCAAAACAGCCTGAAATAGAAGAAATAAAACCAGAACCGACAGCTATAGAACCTGTGGAGGAAGCTGTAAGTAAAACAGAAACAATGGAAGATAAAGAGATTGCTGAAGAAGAGGAGTCACAGGAAGATGCAGCACCTATAACAGATACTTTTGATGAATTTGAAGATTTATTTGAAGACGCAGATACCACCTATACCAGTTATCGTATGATTGTGGCGCAGGAACAGGATACCTATGCATCCATTGCAAAGCGCTATGATGTGGATGAAGCAGCACTTCGATCTAATAATCATGATAAAGAAATCCATCATAAAACATTGGTAATCTTACCATAAGGCAGGTGACTTCCAAAGATATGGGAGTCGCTTTTCCTTATAATAACGGTTAATTTCAAAAAAGAGTTGAAATAAAAGTGCCATTTGTTTATAATAATGAGGTAAATACGGTGAACAGAAGGAGTACATATAAGGAAATCATAGAGAGCACATGGGCTGGTGGAACATGGCATGGAATTAGATGGAAGGTAGTCTGGGAGTTGGTTTTCTGAAAACACAGTAGGAAAATCCGTCAAAGCGCGTTAAGCTGTAATGAGGCATACATCGTATGTAAACTAAGGTGGTAACACGTCAATCACGTCCTTTGATTAGGACGTTTTTTTTATGAAGGAAGGTGTTTTATGCGATTAACAATGCCGGAAGTAGAAACAAAACGTTTATATCTTCGTCCTGTAGAAGAAGAGGATGCCTGTGATATGTTTGCATATTACAAAGATCCAGCGGTTATGAAGTATTTAACACTACAGCCCCATAAACATGTGGATGACACCTTAAAAGCAATCAAACAGTATTTATTGCCTTATGAAAAACGACAGGTGCCACAGACCTGGGTCATCGTATGGAAAGAAAATGAAAAGGTCATTGGTAATCTCAATATTCATACAGTGGAGGGAGATTGCGGACAGATCGGATACTTGCTTCATCAGGATTACTGGGGAAAAGGTATTATGAAAGAAGCAGTAGAGCAGCTTGTATATGTTGGCTTTAATCATATCGGACTTCATAGAATTGAAGCATTATATGATGTAGAGCATATCGCAAGTGGCAAAGTATTAGCGGCATGCGGCTTTGAAAAAGAAGGCGTATTACGACAATATGCAAAATTAAGTGATGGAAAATACCACGATATGGTAATTACTTCCATTTTAAGAGAAGAATGGCTGAAAGGAGTAAAGAAACATGAAGAAAGAACTTGATCCTAAATATGATCATTTAAAAGTTGAACAGGAACACTACAAAACATGGATTGACAAAGGATATTTTACAGCGGGGGATAAAAGCAAAGACCCTTTCTGTATCGTTATTCCACCACCAAATGTTACAGGGAAATTACACTTGGGACATGCATGGGATACAACATTACAGGATATCGTTGCCCGCTACAAACGTATGCAGGGATATGATATGTTATGGCTTCCAGGAATGGACCATGCAGGTATTGCCACACAGGCAAAAGTAGATGAACGCTTGAAAAACGAAGGCATCAGCCGTTATGATATCGGACGTGAAAAGTTTTTGGACCGTGCATGGGAATGGAAGGAAGAATATGCATCTACCATTCGTAAACAATGGGCAAAAATGGGACTTTCATTAGATTATACAAGAGAACGTTTTACACTAGATGAAGGCTTAAGTGAAGCAGTACGTAAAGTATTCGTAGACTTATATAACGATGGTCTGATCTATCAGGGAGAGCGAATCATCAACTGGGATCCACAGGCTAAAACTGCATTATCCAACATTGAAGTTATCCATAAAGAAATCGAAGGGGCAATGTATTACTTTAATTATAAAGTTGTAGAAACAGGGGCGAATCTAGTCATTGCGACAACCCGTCCAGAAACAATGTTTGCGGATCAGGCGATCTTTGTACATCCAGAAGATGAACGTTATAAAGATATCGTTGGTATGCATGTCATCAACCCTGCCAATGGAGAAGAATTACCAATCATGGCAGATGATTATATCGATATGTCTTTTGGTACTGCTGTTATGAAATGTACTCCAGCCCATGATCCTAATGACTTTGCGCTGGCTAAAAAATATGGTTTAAAGATGCCAATCTGTATGAATCCAGATGGCACAATGAATGAAATGGCACATAAGTATGCAGGCATGGATCGTTTTGCTTGTCGTAAAGCACTTGTAGAGGACTTTGAAAAAGCCGGTGTGGTAGATCACATTGAAAAACATATGCACCAAGTAGGACACTCTGAAAGAACAGGTGTAATCGTAGAACCATACTTATCAAAACAATGGTTTGTAAAAATGAAACCACTTGCTGAAGATGTATTAAAGAATCAGGAAGATGAAAATCAAAAAATTCACTTCTATCCTGTACGTTTTGAAAAGACGTTCCACCAGTGGCTGGAAAACATTGAAGACTGGTGTATCTCCCGTCAGTTGTGGTGGGGACATCGTATTCCTGCATGGTATCACAAAGAAACAGGTGAAATCTATGTAGGCATGGAGGATCCAAAAGATATCGAAAACTGGACACAGGATGAAGATGTATTGGATACATGGTTCTCCAGTGCTTTATGGCCTTTCTCAACACTTGGATGGCCAAATGAAACAGATGATTTAAATCGTTATTTCCCAAATGATCTGTTAGTTACAGGATATGATATTATCTTCTTCTGGGTAGCACGTATGGCGTTCCAGACAAGATATTGTATGCATAATCGCCCATTCAAGGATGTATTGATTCATGGTCTTGTCAGAGATTCACAGGGTAGAAAAATGTCTAAATCATTAGGCAATGGAATTGAT
Coding sequences:
- a CDS encoding YihA family ribosome biogenesis GTP-binding protein, encoding MITFQKAELVVSAPDKKSWPETDLPEIVLAGRSNVGKSSFINTMCGRKKLAYVGNTPGKTRLLNFFNLDDKYMFVDVPGYGYANISKTQLMKFGQMMEDYFAQRKQKKGLVILVDARHKPTEDDITMLEFARYYEIPVAIVATKTDKLPTTKLKNQLKMIRKTLELNDDEPLFPFSAEKKEGMEAVWDYLIPIFES
- a CDS encoding valine--tRNA ligase — translated: MKKELDPKYDHLKVEQEHYKTWIDKGYFTAGDKSKDPFCIVIPPPNVTGKLHLGHAWDTTLQDIVARYKRMQGYDMLWLPGMDHAGIATQAKVDERLKNEGISRYDIGREKFLDRAWEWKEEYASTIRKQWAKMGLSLDYTRERFTLDEGLSEAVRKVFVDLYNDGLIYQGERIINWDPQAKTALSNIEVIHKEIEGAMYYFNYKVVETGANLVIATTRPETMFADQAIFVHPEDERYKDIVGMHVINPANGEELPIMADDYIDMSFGTAVMKCTPAHDPNDFALAKKYGLKMPICMNPDGTMNEMAHKYAGMDRFACRKALVEDFEKAGVVDHIEKHMHQVGHSERTGVIVEPYLSKQWFVKMKPLAEDVLKNQEDENQKIHFYPVRFEKTFHQWLENIEDWCISRQLWWGHRIPAWYHKETGEIYVGMEDPKDIENWTQDEDVLDTWFSSALWPFSTLGWPNETDDLNRYFPNDLLVTGYDIIFFWVARMAFQTRYCMHNRPFKDVLIHGLVRDSQGRKMSKSLGNGIDPMDVIEKYGVDALRFFLTTNSTPGQDLRFIDTKVEASWNFINKIWNASRFTMMQVGDMTLEEVDLSNVNIIDKWILTRFNEVLENVTNNMDKYEFALVGNELYSFIWDDFCSWYIELSKAGLQSDDAQAVTAAKSTLITVLSGIIRMLEPFMPFVSEEIYLSMPHAYESINKEAWPEKAEITMSEEEMASVKQLITMIEAVRAIKVDYNLKPSMDINVMIKDEKETLMKPDAKINAILQKMCHASWTAQESSEEMVTRPILNGTLSVPLASIINVEEEIEKLSKELKRLTGEIKRGEGMLSNPNFVNKAPEAKVNAEKEKLEGYRSQYAIVEKQLEEMKKKA
- a CDS encoding DUF1648 domain-containing protein, with amino-acid sequence MLEKKNIWFLCPIVLIIISLILYPRLPEDIPMQFNIHGEANWTLPKMIGLWIMPCLQIVLLLWNRNKENNNAGLVVVLLMFIQLFVMITSLGGI
- a CDS encoding GNAT family N-acetyltransferase, which produces MRLTMPEVETKRLYLRPVEEEDACDMFAYYKDPAVMKYLTLQPHKHVDDTLKAIKQYLLPYEKRQVPQTWVIVWKENEKVIGNLNIHTVEGDCGQIGYLLHQDYWGKGIMKEAVEQLVYVGFNHIGLHRIEALYDVEHIASGKVLAACGFEKEGVLRQYAKLSDGKYHDMVITSILREEWLKGVKKHEERT
- a CDS encoding stage VI sporulation protein D, yielding MKTMKIEKQLLFADSVKQVMKLQVRDGLQYQMEEDGKRAIGPLFIKGQYEGMDGSIQNFQEVLDMDIMAPSEKLGNGEFFIQIEDYEGIPENDSIHLYITMRIHGLKEDQKDVQGEVSKKDINSHQETNANVILQQPVVPKQPEIEEIKPEPTAIEPVEEAVSKTETMEDKEIAEEEESQEDAAPITDTFDEFEDLFEDADTTYTSYRMIVAQEQDTYASIAKRYDVDEAALRSNNHDKEIHHKTLVILP
- a CDS encoding winged helix-turn-helix transcriptional regulator, yielding MDAFKAIADPTRREILNMLSKQDMNAGEIAEHFQMSKPAISKHLDILKNSDLISCEKMGQFVVYSINTTAVQNIYRKFLEVFDGLEGVFHNESAEKK
- the lon gene encoding endopeptidase La — protein: MSEVNETLNVRYPLVCTRGVIVFPNQEIVIDVGRAKSCHAVEAAQEQYQGQVVLAAQRDLTVEDPDVNDLYSFGTLCQIKHIRRMDGYLRVKFRGVKRVALHTVVNDENMMVVDAEVKEDIHQDAMEEVALVRKIAKQFEEIESVSQTIPKEMINELAKGVSAQQLADQICQLFPFTLERREELLETLGINDRLYMILQEIESEKELSQIENRINDKVKTRIEEGQKEYYLREKMRAIKEELGDVPDTEKDVDAIRKRLEENPYPETIKAKVKDELSRYEMLPAASGETGVIKTYIDWLMDLPWWQESKDNEDLNKASEILDADHYGLEKIKERILEYLAVKQMTNSLKAPIICLVGPPGVGKTSLAKSVARALDRKFVKISLGGVKDESEIRGHRRTYLGSMPGRFIQAMKKAGTINPVFLIDEIDKMASDYKGDPASAMLEVLDPEQNEYFSDHYIEESYDLSKVLFIATANYLENIPNALRDRLEIIELSSYTELEKVEIAKRHLVPKQLKENGLKESQLKIDDDMISFLIRYYTRESGVRQLERVIATVCRKSVLAILKDKKRSIKVTKKLVKEWLGNEKFEYGKREMKDQVGTVTGLAYTAFGGDVLQIEVNHFEGKGKLILTGQLGDVMKESASIAYDYVRANCQKYKIKPDIFEKNDIHIHVPEGAVPKDGPSAGVTLTTALVSSLSNIPVKANLAMTGEVTLRGNVLPIGGLKEKSMAAHRCGITTVLIPKANVKDLDDVPQTVKESVNFIPVERVSQVLDVALVK
- a CDS encoding SdpI family protein; protein product: MNLQKRNNLLILTCSCIILFLCICSLWMKYMTYLIPVIAIITNIFLYKDAPQTTQLSKQNRKVDVYRSMVILNIFVMLMVLLSLIMESILPQYQESLKNARYFLFIFFMLMFGNQAPRIPFNRRLGLRLSWCIQDEASWRYTHRMVGYCSIISAVCMMIMYILDKQYLGLITMITGLVLVPSILSYIEYHKRNPFTEVRKAIFLIPLTHFICNLALYPYYPDAFPMQLSYQGDVNYTLPKLYAIALMAVIEVLLIFFYQKSDVKRQWILISLLALLFTCFSIYILIMYGNFNI